The following DNA comes from bacterium.
TTATCCTGTCTTTTTCCTATGCAACAAAACTTTACGTTGAACCAGCGGTAATTTATTCCCCACCTGTAGTTAAGGGATGGAATGAGGAGATACGCTTCCGGCCAATCAATTTTATCCACGCCGGTAAAATTTATATCCATACTTAAATCATCAAAAAGCATAAGTAAAAAGTAGAACTCTATTCCGTCCGTGCACCAGGCATTACTTACGGTTCTATTTTTATACTTATCGTTTACAATATCAATGGATTGAACGACGTGTTGGTTGAAATATGTAATTTCCGCCCTTCCATCTTTGAATCTGTGCTCTGCACCTACATCATACCCTCTATTTTGTTCCGGGGTGAGTCCGGGATTTCCAGACACCGGGTTAAACAACTGATAAAAAGTAGGAGTTTTGAATCCGTATCCGTAATTCCCCTTAAATTTTGTATTCTTTACCAGGAATGCCATAGAAAACAACCAGGCGCTCTGTGTTTCAAATCTCTGGTAATCGTCAATTCTCCCGCTAAGGTTAAGGAACAGGTTTTTGTAACTCGGTTCGACTTCCGCATAAATGGCGCGATTAGATATGGAATGAGCGGTATCCCTGGTACAGTTACAGTTCTCCCCGGTTTCTTTAGCATATTCGATACCCGTTATTACGTGGAAAGATTTCTTAAAATTAAAACTGTTTTGAATTTCCGTTTTTACATATTCGCCTTCATAATAATTCTCGTTCATATTTGTTCTTGATTTGTCAATACTTTCGTTTCCCCGGGTATTTGTTACTTCCGAACTTATCTTATAGCTATATAAATTTGATAATTTATGGTTAAGCGATAATACACCGTATTTAAAGTTCGATAAAGAGACAAGATTAGAGCTGTCGGCAAACTGTCCCGCATCAACTTCTATTTGAGAATTTCGCATTCCCATTGTCAGATTAATGGATAAGTTATTAAGCGGGTAAGTGTTTACTTTCGTATAAACGCCTTTATTTTTGTAACCGTCAACTTCGTCTGCGGGCAAGCTGTCCGTTAACGAAAGGGATTTAGATAATCCTCCCGAGTTAATATTAAACAAAGAAACCGCATAATCAAATTTACCCGTACCTCCACTTATTCCCGCTCTTTCTTCCAAAGTATTATATGCGCCGCCATATCCTTTAGCGTTAATTCTGAATCCCTTCCTGCCTTTTTTTGTAATGATATTTATTACACCACCGCTTGCATCGTTTCCGTATATTGAACTCTGGGGACCGCGGACTATTTCTATTTTTTCTACGGCTGCCGTAGATAGAGTTCCCCAGTCAAAGCCTCTATCAGTGGATGCGGGGTTATTTACTTTTACTCCATCAATAAGAACAAGTGTGTGATTACCTTCAATACCTCTCATATGGACGTCCGTAAAACCACCGAACGGACCTTCCTGCGCTACAAAAACTCCCATATAGTTTCGCAGAACGTCAAATACCGTAGGAGAACCGTCTCTTTCTATTTCTTCCCGCGTAATGATGCTATAACATTTACCGGTATATTTAACGGGCTCTTCGGTTTTTGCGGCAGTATAAATGTTGGTTTTTCTTTTAGATATTTCTTTTATTTCGACTATTTCGTCGGAGTCCGGTTGCGTGGATTTGATGCCTGGCAAATATTGGGTTAAATTACTATCCTGTTTGGCGCTATCCGGTATGTAAGATGCGATGCTATCGGGAATTTCTTCCACCGCATTGCTGTCGGGCAGAAATTGTTTTGAAGGGGGATTGGGTTTGCCCGGCGGAAGGAAAAAAGAAGAAGCCAGAAGAATTAAGTTAAGAAATATTGTCATTATTTACCCCCTAAGTTTAGTATAATATTTTATAACTACCAATTATATCCGCATACAGCTCCGGCAATGGAAAAAATACTTCCAATCCCCACACCAACGACAGTTGCCAAGACGCCGGAGTAATGTTCGTCTATTAAACCACATGCAGTTCCTCCAACAAGCATCCCTGCTCCACTCCCAATTGCCATCCCTAAAAAAGTGTTCCAGTAATCCCCATCTTCTCCGAGTTTTTCCCCTACAAATCTAATACCTTTCGGAAGTTCAATTATAGCGCCCAATGGTGCGCCTATACAGCCCCCAACCAAGAGTCTTATATCCCCGGCAGAGGGGTCGTCATAAATATGTCGCCCAAATATGGCTCCTAATAAAGTCAATCCTACAATGGGGATGCCGGCCCCAATTAATCCTCCCAAAACACCTCCACAAAGTCCACCCATTGCCTCTTTGGCATATATAGAGAAAGAGGTTTTCCCTTTTACAGTATTACTTGTATCTGCCGTTTGCAGCAAGTTAAAATTCAATAAGTTATTTGTAGTTTTGGGACTGAAAAACACACTGCTTTCTGTCGGATGAAATCCAACATCTGCGAATACGCATACAGGTAAAAGCAAAATTAATATTCCTATTCTTTTCATAATCTGCAAATTGCATCATCAACAAACAATTATCTATAATAAATCTGTACCTCTGTCAAGAAAGGTTTTAAGATTCCTCGTAATCTTGTAAATCCTGTCTTATTTTTCTGTGTTATGTTTCTATTTTTTCCGTTCCTTACTTAACTAACTACACTAACTAAACCAACTCAACTATCTTTTTTCCCTTTCTTCCGCTTAGGTCTTCAACCTCTTTGACTTCGCCGCCGGGAAAAGCACATTATTTAATATCAGTCTATACCCCGGCGAATTAGGATAGAGTTCAAGTTTCGTCGGCGGGTCACCCACCATATGGGTATAATCTTCGGGGTCGTGTCCTCCATAAAATGCAAAAAATCCTTTACCGTAATCACCGTATAAATACTTAACTTCCGATGTCCCTTTTACCTGTCCCAGGATGGTTACGTTTGGTTTCACTAAATTTTTTCTGAACCCCGTTGTTTGTCCCATAAATTCGGCAACAACATTTGTATGGTCTTGAGTTAGGAGTGTAGGTATCGGGTCGTATTTGGCGGAAAACTCCGACAATTCAAAATATACGTTTTCGCCCCGCATACGGGCTTCATCGCTTACGTCGATATTTGAGTGCCTGTATCTCATCGGGTCAATATCGATTTCAAAATCCTTAAAAGCGAATGCATTTTGAAAATTCAATTTTTGCTGGCAACTGCGGTCATAACCATCTCCATCCAGCGTTGGGACGATATCCATCCCGTATGCCGCAAGACCTATGTCAATCGTTTCTGTCGCGGAACACATTGCAAACAAGAATCCGCCATTATTTACGTATTGGGATATTTTGTTTGCAACGGATTGTTTCAACTGCCATACTTTTTTAAATCCCAGTTTTTTTGCCATTGATTCGTTTAATGTTACTTCTTCTTTGAACCATAAAGTAAATCCAAACCCGCCAAAGAATT
Coding sequences within:
- a CDS encoding TonB-dependent receptor; the encoded protein is MTIFLNLILLASSFFLPPGKPNPPSKQFLPDSNAVEEIPDSIASYIPDSAKQDSNLTQYLPGIKSTQPDSDEIVEIKEISKRKTNIYTAAKTEEPVKYTGKCYSIITREEIERDGSPTVFDVLRNYMGVFVAQEGPFGGFTDVHMRGIEGNHTLVLIDGVKVNNPASTDRGFDWGTLSTAAVEKIEIVRGPQSSIYGNDASGGVINIITKKGRKGFRINAKGYGGAYNTLEERAGISGGTGKFDYAVSLFNINSGGLSKSLSLTDSLPADEVDGYKNKGVYTKVNTYPLNNLSINLTMGMRNSQIEVDAGQFADSSNLVSLSNFKYGVLSLNHKLSNLYSYKISSEVTNTRGNESIDKSRTNMNENYYEGEYVKTEIQNSFNFKKSFHVITGIEYAKETGENCNCTRDTAHSISNRAIYAEVEPSYKNLFLNLSGRIDDYQRFETQSAWLFSMAFLVKNTKFKGNYGYGFKTPTFYQLFNPVSGNPGLTPEQNRGYDVGAEHRFKDGRAEITYFNQHVVQSIDIVNDKYKNRTVSNAWCTDGIEFYFLLMLFDDLSMDINFTGVDKIDWPEAYLLIPSLNYRWGINYRWFNVKFCCIGKRQDKDAFGLVDIKSCRKIDVSYSFPSDVSKKGLKLQVRIENLINEQYMESWGYSVPGRGIYFGLSY
- a CDS encoding asparagine synthetase B, whose protein sequence is MNMLILFFVSKLLIPMDLSQTDHLRAYGVIYKSLQSGVKAEWLLNYRGGAFLLDENNLTEKLCKTKGVTYEKVSEGTAQSIYSTIESENMERVELTMAPRIAVYTPPYSSPWDDAVTLALNYADIPYTKIWDEQVINGTLSDFDWLHLHHEDFTGQYGKFFGGFGFTLWFKEEVTLNESMAKKLGFKKVWQLKQSVANKISQYVNNGGFLFAMCSATETIDIGLAAYGMDIVPTLDGDGYDRSCQQKLNFQNAFAFKDFEIDIDPMRYRHSNIDVSDEARMRGENVYFELSEFSAKYDPIPTLLTQDHTNVVAEFMGQTTGFRKNLVKPNVTILGQVKGTSEVKYLYGDYGKGFFAFYGGHDPEDYTHMVGDPPTKLELYPNSPGYRLILNNVLFPAAKSKRLKT